A segment of the Yersinia rochesterensis genome:
GAGCAAAACCAAAATAAAGAAACAGTGAAAGTCTTCCAGTTAAAATATGCTTCTGCTGCTGACTCTAACTACCAGTATAGGGATCAACAAGTTAAATTACCGGGCCTTGTTAGTGTGCTACGAGAAATGAGTGCAGGTAATCATCTATCTTTGGGGGGCGAAAAGGAAACAGAGGGTGTACCTGCCAGCACGCCACTTTTTTCGGCAGACCCTCGGCAGAATGCGATTATTATTCGCGATCGCCAGGCGAATATGCCGCTTTATCGTAGTTTGATTACACAGTTGGATTTACGGCCTGTCCAAATAGAAATTTCGGTGACGATCATTGATGTTGATGCCGGGGATATCAGTCAGCTTGGTATCGATTGGTCAGCATCCACATCCATTGGTGGAACCGGTATCTCATTTAACAGTGGGGAACCTCAAAATAATGCCAATGGATTCTCCACCGTGATAGGGGATAGCGGAAACTTTATGGTGCGCCTGAATGCGTTACAAAAGAACTCACGCGCGCGAGTTTTATCTCGCCCATCAGTAGTTACCTTGAATAATATCCAAGCAGTATTAGATAAAAATGTGACTTTTTATACAAAACTGCAAGGTGATAAGGTGGCAAAACTTGAGTCAATAACATCCGGTTCATTATTACGAGTAACGCCAAGGATGATTGATTCTGATGGTGTGAAAGAAGTCCTACTTAACCTTAATATTCAGGATGGACAACAACAGGCATCAATCAGTAGCAGTGAACCTTTACCAGAAATACAAAACTCAGATATTTCAACCCAAGCTACATTGCGGGTTGGACAAAGTTTACTCTTGGGTGGGTTCATTCAAGATAAACAAATTGAATCACAAAATAAAATACCCTTATTGGGTGATATTCCTTTATTAGGTGGGTTGTTTCGTAATACCAATAAGCAATCCCACAGTGTTGTTCGGTTGTTTTTAATCAAAGCCGTACCGATTAACACAGGGGAATAATATGGTAGTACAATTCAAGCTTCGCATATTGGATGGTGAACTCAATGGCCGCGAACTGATTTTGCCTGAGGGAGTGTTTACTCTGGGGGAGCAGGGGGCTGATGTGCTATTGCCATTACATCAGGGGAAAATATTAACCTTGATAATCAGCGAGAACCAAATAATGCTACAGGTGTCGGGTGTTGTTTGGATTAATGGCTTGCGGCATGATTTACAACAACCCGTTCCTTTACGGCAAGTCATTGAAACAGCGGGTTTAGCATTGGTGCTCGGCGAGGAGAAAGATGTTTTGAGCGGAATAAGAGTGACCCGCCGTTCAGGATCTCGCTTGTTATTATGCTTATCTGTGGCGATATTTATCTTATTAGGCTTGTTATTCTCTTTTATATTTTGGTTTACACAGCAATCGAATCGGCTTTTTTCTTATCTTCCTCCCTCTATCCCAACACAATTATTGGAACAATTAAAAAGGCCCACTTTGGAGGGCGTAAATGCCGCCTGGCTAGCTGATGGCAGTGTTGTATTGAGCGGTCACTGTGCATCATCCCCAGCAGTTATCCAGTTGCAGAATTTTTTGATTTCGAACCATGTGGTATTTCGTAATCAACTAGTTTGTGATGATAGGTTAATTGCCAGTGTCAGTGAGGTATTACACCAGTATGGTTATCAGGATATAGACGTTAAGGCCGGTAAAAAAACAGGATATGTTGCTATCCAGGGTGCTATTGAGATGGGGGCGAAATGGTTAAGTGTTCAGGAAGCATTAGCAACCATTGTAGGTTTAAAAGGTTGGACGGTTATTAATCCTCATGATGGCCAAATCCCACTTCTGATTGATCGTTTCAAAGAATTGGGATTATTAAGTTATCTAACTATGACGCAAAGTAATAAAGAGATCGTTATTAGCGGCGTATTGTCACTCGAGCAGCAGCAACATCTTAGGTTAATGCTAGCGACACTCAGTCAACAACCTGATGTATTTCCAGTCAGATATCAAAATATCCCAGCCTCGGATCAGGCCACTCAACTCCTCCCTGCGGCGATTGTTAGTTATGGTGGAAATAGCCATTCAAAATTTGTGCAACTGGCTAATGGTGTTCGTTTGCAGCAAGGTGCTGTGTTGGGAAATGGTTATAAGGTTATTTTGATTGGAGAGCAGAGTATCTCCCTATTAAAAGCATCTAACTTAGTACAAATACCGATGGATTTTTGAGAATAGGGAATTAATTGATGAGACATATTACGGACCTGGAAGATTGTGTTAAGTATGACTCTTTATCCATTCAGCAGAAAAAGTCGTTGCTAATGAAAGAAAAATCATTAGTTATTCATCAGTTGTCTCTCCAGCAAACACCGGAGAATTATAAGTATCTTAATGATATGTTATTAGCATTGGGTAGTGCAGAAAAAATCATAGAAACCTTAACTCTCCGTTATAAGAAGTAATTCAATTTATTATGCCTATTTTTAAAAGAAATTCAGTGAATATAAAAGACACTGATTAATGAATGAGACAAAATTAATTTAATATCTCATGAATAGATAAGGATATATTATATGAATGATAGTAACCCTATTCAATACATGCTGGGTGATTTGCAGGGGAGGTATAGTAAGTTAGAGTCTGACTTAGATAAACTTAAGGTTTTTCAACAGCATATAAACTTACTGCAACAGCGGGCAGATAATGATAGTCAAGCAAGAGAAGTATTATCACGACTGGATGCCGCTTTTCCTGATGGTTTTAAACAAGAAAAAGCCAAGATGATGGATTGTATTTCTCAGATGAGCATACAGTTTAAACAATTAGAAACACAGCTTAAAAACATGAATGCTACAGAGAATACTCAGTAACGATATTTCCTTAAATATCACTCCGATTGGAGTGAAGGAGCATCTATATGCCAACGAATACTTATATCAATATGCCAAAGTATTTTGCCGCACATGCAGCCAAATCATCTGAAAATGATGTAATTAAACATTCCTCGCCTTATACGGTTAATGATTCTGATGATATCTTTAGTCTGGGATTGAAAGTCTTATACTCATTTCTTGATGTGCTTTCTAATATTGCTAGCTCTAATTTTAAAGAGATGCAGGCGCGCTCAAAATATGCCAGTGATACGCAAGAGATGTCTAACCGTGTTGATGAAGTTATTGCCGAAGCGACAAAAGGGGATGATAAAACCAAAGAGCCGCTACCTGATTCGGTGATTGATTTTATGCGGAAAAATAGCATTACCGTTGATGGAATGAGTATTGATGAGTATTTAAAAAAGAATGGCCCAGAGCTGGATAAAGGGCAATTACAGGCGGTGAAAGCTTCATTAGATAATGAGAAGAGCCGGGCCACGGACACCATGAGCCAGGATCAATTGCAGTTACAGAAAATAATGCAAAGTTATAACGTTTGCTCCAATAACATCAGTACATTGCAGACCGGCTTAAAAGATTTACTGATGACGATTGCTCGAAGTTTCTGCTAACTCAATCGCGAGGGTAAGGATGGTGTGAAATGAGTATTCAACCCAGTGATGAGGTTATTAATTTTATGAGGCGCGGCGGTTCTCTGCGCATGTTAACCAAAATGAACCCACAAGATTTGGCATTGGTATATGAATACACCGTTCAGTTATGCCAGGGAAGGGAATATAACAGTGCCAAGCAGCTATTAAATCTATTAGTGCGACTGGATCATTGGAATTTCTCTTATTGGCTGACGTTGGGGGCGTGTTATCAGCAAACGGCTGATTTCCATCAGGCAATTTATTGCTTTAGTCGTGCGGGACAAATTCAGGTCGATGACCCCCGCCCATCTTGTTCTGCTGCGGAATGTTATGTGGCCTGCAATAACCGAGTTTATGCGGAAAAAGCTTTCCGCATGTCATTGAATTGGTGCCATTCGCACACTGAATGGACTGAAGTGAAACAACGAGCCGAGCGCGGCTTAGCGGCTTTACGGTTGGAGGTATGACATGCCCGATGCGATAGGTGTTAAAGCCACTTTTCTGAATGATTGTGCAATGGTGAATGCGGGTAAAAGCTCGGCTTTATCGCCGGTAAAAATGCCTGACTGGCGCGGTATTGCTGGGTTTCCTCCCTTAATAGATGCCAATACAAACTCGCCCAAAGTGACGCGACAAAATGCCCAAGGCGCACTCGATCGCTTGCTAACATCTTTACCGCGCTCGGGTTCAAATGAAGTGGGCAATAACCGACTTTCGCTTGACCGACTGGGCAGCACGGATATGCAACTCATTATGTCGATGGCCGGAAATCTGAATCTTGGGATTTTCTCTGATTTGTGCAAGTCGATCGGCAAGCAAATGGAACGTGCCACAGATGTGCAGGCTTTCTTGCGCGATAAACGCGTCGCTGAATATCAAAAACAGATTGATAAGGCGATTGAACAGGCAGATAAAGCCAAAAAAGCGGGCATTTTCAATGCCGTATTTGATTGGATTATCGGGGCTGCCGAAGTGGTTTATGGCGCGCTGAAGGTTGTTGAGGGCGTATTAACTGGCGATCCCGTCGCCATTACCTCGGGTGTCGCTTATTTAGCGGCGGGCACAGCAGGTTTGGTTAAAGCTGCAGCAGAAACGGCAATGTTATTGGGTGCATCAAAGGAAAAATGTCAGGAAGTTATTGATGTTGCAGGAAAAGTACAACTTGGCTTTGAATGTTTTGCTATGGCCATTGACCTGTTTCAGGCGGGCCGCGCAATCAATGCTGCCCGTGCGGTGACCCAAGGCGCGGGTGATGTGCTGACAAAGGGCGGCGGCGAAGCACTGACTGATGCTATCAAACGCGGAGCGACTGAAGAAGTTGAGCAGTTGGCTGGGCAGTTCGGTAAAGATGTGAGTCAGCAGGTCAGCCGTAATATCTCAATGAAAGCGATGGAAATAGAAATGGTTGAGGCCTCTAATATGGCGTCGACGGCGGCTAAGCAAGCGGTAAAGGCGGAAATGACTTTGGTGCGTAATATCACTAAATCATTTACCCACGAAGGCATTGAAAAACTGGTGAGTGGGGTGACGAAAAAACTGGCTCAGGATGCAATAAAAAAAGGGGTCACTCTCACCACAGAAGAATTGGGCCGGCAATGTACCAAAGCGATTATGAAAAAATCAATTAAGACCATTTTAAAAGATATTGCCACGTCACCTTTACTGATTATTCAAAAATGCAGTAGTGCGGCAGTACAAATTAATAATGGCCAGTTATCTATTCAGAATTCCGGGTTGCAAAAAGAGATTCAAAAATTAATTCTTGATCAAGATTTCACTCAATTTATGGATGAATGGGTAGAGAAAAATAAACAGCATCAGCTTAAACAACTCAAAGAAACGTCCCAGGATGCGCAAGATACATTGACAAAACTCAATGACAATGTCCGCCAGAATGGCATGTTGCAGGTCAGTATTGCGAGTTCATTGATATAGAGAGGTTATTATGGATATGACAGTAAATCATAAAATAATTTTTCCTGAGCAAAATAAAATTGCTACTGAAAAAGATAATGAAGAAATAGGAAATAAATTTACCTCAGACCTGTCCAATTTCTTGTCAGATTTGTCCAATATCATTTTTCAAATGAATATTTTATTTAAAAAAATGCGTGATTTATTGAATACCTATAATCAAAAGCAACAAATGTTAGGTTGGAATATTCAAGTAAGTTCAATGCAGAATAAGCGGGAAGCTATCGATAAAACAGCGGCTGGTGCCATTGCCAATGGTGTTTGTACTATTCTCTCGGGTGTGGTTAGCGGTGTGGGGGCGGCGGCCAGTTTAAAACTCGGTGATATTGCGACACATAGCGGCTCGGCGCTAGGGCAACTTGGTGCGGGTAGCGGTAAATTAGTTGAAGGAGATATGGCGCGGAATGCTGATTTGCTACGCATGACCAGTGATCTGCAAAGCACTGGTGCACAATCTTATAGTAAAAATATCAGTGAGTTGTCGGATAAGATGAATGAAGCCCGCCAAAACATGAAAGATTTGTGTAATGCCGTAAGCAATATGATGGGCCAAATTTCCATGGCTGTGAAGTTATGATATATGAAATATAACCCATGTAATGCTGAACAATACTTAAGTAATCAAGGCTGCACAGTCAAAATAGCTTACTTTGAAAATAGTGCATTTAAAATGGGTCATGAGTTTTTCCATTATGGCTATCGTGTCATTTACCGGGTTGAGCACAGTGAGTTTATTATTTGCCATCTAGAGGTCATAAATAATGATGGCCAGCCCGGTGATTTTTTAAAATTATTTAATTTATTACATCAATTAGGTATGAGTATTACTGACCTGTCGATAATCAGAATGATGATTGTTGATAATATTGCCAACCCAACTTTGCAGTTAATACGTCGCCGCCTTATTAAGTTGCTCATAGCCAAAGGTGCTTTCAATAAAAATATTGATGGTGATGATTGGTTATTATTTGATGTTAGCTAAGGGGTGATATGAGTGAGGATAATATCGAAAAGTTACAGTCTATTTGCGAAAAAATAAATGTCACATTGACGTGCAAAGGTATTATTAATACACAAATGATGAATGATAGTCAGGATGTTTCTCCTCAGGAGGTGCATACAAGATATGAACGAGGTTATCAGGCCTGGCTGGTGGATAATTATATTGCTGCAATAGAGGAGTTTTCTTGGCTGACATTACATTGCCCGCTAGAACCGCAATTTCATTTGGCTTTGGCGGGTGCCATGCAAATGCAGCAGGAGTTTACATTAGCGCTGAGTGCTTATGCTTGTGCACTACTTTTAGAGGCGCAAGATCCTGAACCAGTCTATCAAATGGCCGTTTGTTTACAGGCCATGGGAAATGGAGCGGATGCCCGAGAAGCATTACAAACTGCCATTGAAATGAGCTATCTTAACTCTGAATATGCTCCGACGGCCGAAAAAGCCAATCAATTATTAAATAGTATCTGAAACAGATAATACAGTTCGTATAAGCCATATTTAAGGTGGATAACTATGAGCCTAATAACTGCATCCGAAATAAATCAGTGTCCAGAGGTCATCTCCACATTTAATTCTATGGAAAAAAGTGTCAATCCGGCATCTGATGATAAAAAACCTATTCTTCTTGCTTTAACTGAATTGATGAAAAAGCTTGAGAATAATGCTATTAAATAGGCAAATATTGGCGTTAATAGATTAGGTGACACTCAAGACTGTGAGCTTGTTGAATTAAAAAGTGCCAGAGTAAAATTAGCTAAGAAACAATTTTTTATTAATGTGATTGAATCGATTATTTCTCTGACTTCGTTTGTTTTCGGGGTTGGGATCAGTATTTGTAGCGGTGGTGTAGCAACCCCTGTTGCTGTTATTGCGGGCTTAAATCTTATGCTCTCAC
Coding sequences within it:
- a CDS encoding chemotaxis protein, whose amino-acid sequence is MDMTVNHKIIFPEQNKIATEKDNEEIGNKFTSDLSNFLSDLSNIIFQMNILFKKMRDLLNTYNQKQQMLGWNIQVSSMQNKREAIDKTAAGAIANGVCTILSGVVSGVGAAASLKLGDIATHSGSALGQLGAGSGKLVEGDMARNADLLRMTSDLQSTGAQSYSKNISELSDKMNEARQNMKDLCNAVSNMMGQISMAVKL
- the sctE gene encoding type III secretion system translocon subunit SctE produces the protein MVNAGKSSALSPVKMPDWRGIAGFPPLIDANTNSPKVTRQNAQGALDRLLTSLPRSGSNEVGNNRLSLDRLGSTDMQLIMSMAGNLNLGIFSDLCKSIGKQMERATDVQAFLRDKRVAEYQKQIDKAIEQADKAKKAGIFNAVFDWIIGAAEVVYGALKVVEGVLTGDPVAITSGVAYLAAGTAGLVKAAAETAMLLGASKEKCQEVIDVAGKVQLGFECFAMAIDLFQAGRAINAARAVTQGAGDVLTKGGGEALTDAIKRGATEEVEQLAGQFGKDVSQQVSRNISMKAMEIEMVEASNMASTAAKQAVKAEMTLVRNITKSFTHEGIEKLVSGVTKKLAQDAIKKGVTLTTEELGRQCTKAIMKKSIKTILKDIATSPLLIIQKCSSAAVQINNGQLSIQNSGLQKEIQKLILDQDFTQFMDEWVEKNKQHQLKQLKETSQDAQDTLTKLNDNVRQNGMLQVSIASSLI
- a CDS encoding chemotaxis protein, translated to MPTNTYINMPKYFAAHAAKSSENDVIKHSSPYTVNDSDDIFSLGLKVLYSFLDVLSNIASSNFKEMQARSKYASDTQEMSNRVDEVIAEATKGDDKTKEPLPDSVIDFMRKNSITVDGMSIDEYLKKNGPELDKGQLQAVKASLDNEKSRATDTMSQDQLQLQKIMQSYNVCSNNISTLQTGLKDLLMTIARSFC
- a CDS encoding chromosome partitioning protein ParA; protein product: MNDSNPIQYMLGDLQGRYSKLESDLDKLKVFQQHINLLQQRADNDSQAREVLSRLDAAFPDGFKQEKAKMMDCISQMSIQFKQLETQLKNMNATENTQ
- a CDS encoding EscC/YscC/HrcC family type III secretion system outer membrane ring protein, with amino-acid sequence MKEIAGLILFFFIFQVNGKDIPWQGEPFFIYSRGMTVTHLLQDLGVNYGIPVFVSPEITEKFSGKIRDKTPEKILSELAGLYNITWYYDGDILYFYKTQSIKRELISPESLSTASLIKYLNQSGVPAAKNCTVKAISQLNVIEVTGVPVCIERVSSLTKMFSAKVREQNQNKETVKVFQLKYASAADSNYQYRDQQVKLPGLVSVLREMSAGNHLSLGGEKETEGVPASTPLFSADPRQNAIIIRDRQANMPLYRSLITQLDLRPVQIEISVTIIDVDAGDISQLGIDWSASTSIGGTGISFNSGEPQNNANGFSTVIGDSGNFMVRLNALQKNSRARVLSRPSVVTLNNIQAVLDKNVTFYTKLQGDKVAKLESITSGSLLRVTPRMIDSDGVKEVLLNLNIQDGQQQASISSSEPLPEIQNSDISTQATLRVGQSLLLGGFIQDKQIESQNKIPLLGDIPLLGGLFRNTNKQSHSVVRLFLIKAVPINTGE
- a CDS encoding SycD/LcrH family type III secretion system chaperone → MSIQPSDEVINFMRRGGSLRMLTKMNPQDLALVYEYTVQLCQGREYNSAKQLLNLLVRLDHWNFSYWLTLGACYQQTADFHQAIYCFSRAGQIQVDDPRPSCSAAECYVACNNRVYAEKAFRMSLNWCHSHTEWTEVKQRAERGLAALRLEV
- the sctD gene encoding type III secretion system inner membrane ring subunit SctD → MVVQFKLRILDGELNGRELILPEGVFTLGEQGADVLLPLHQGKILTLIISENQIMLQVSGVVWINGLRHDLQQPVPLRQVIETAGLALVLGEEKDVLSGIRVTRRSGSRLLLCLSVAIFILLGLLFSFIFWFTQQSNRLFSYLPPSIPTQLLEQLKRPTLEGVNAAWLADGSVVLSGHCASSPAVIQLQNFLISNHVVFRNQLVCDDRLIASVSEVLHQYGYQDIDVKAGKKTGYVAIQGAIEMGAKWLSVQEALATIVGLKGWTVINPHDGQIPLLIDRFKELGLLSYLTMTQSNKEIVISGVLSLEQQQHLRLMLATLSQQPDVFPVRYQNIPASDQATQLLPAAIVSYGGNSHSKFVQLANGVRLQQGAVLGNGYKVILIGEQSISLLKASNLVQIPMDF
- a CDS encoding tetratricopeptide repeat protein, whose amino-acid sequence is MSEDNIEKLQSICEKINVTLTCKGIINTQMMNDSQDVSPQEVHTRYERGYQAWLVDNYIAAIEEFSWLTLHCPLEPQFHLALAGAMQMQQEFTLALSAYACALLLEAQDPEPVYQMAVCLQAMGNGADAREALQTAIEMSYLNSEYAPTAEKANQLLNSI
- a CDS encoding pathogenicity island 2 effector protein SseE; this encodes MKYNPCNAEQYLSNQGCTVKIAYFENSAFKMGHEFFHYGYRVIYRVEHSEFIICHLEVINNDGQPGDFLKLFNLLHQLGMSITDLSIIRMMIVDNIANPTLQLIRRRLIKLLIAKGAFNKNIDGDDWLLFDVS
- a CDS encoding EscE/YscE/SsaE family type III secretion system needle protein co-chaperone; the encoded protein is MRHITDLEDCVKYDSLSIQQKKSLLMKEKSLVIHQLSLQQTPENYKYLNDMLLALGSAEKIIETLTLRYKK